A section of the Roseivirga sp. BDSF3-8 genome encodes:
- the bshA gene encoding N-acetyl-alpha-D-glucosaminyl L-malate synthase BshA produces the protein MKIGIVCYPTFGGSGVVATELGKALAKEGHLVHFITYSQPTRLDFFNENLFYHEVDIRSYPLFEYAPYELALASKMVDVVRHENLELLHVHYAIPHASAAYMAKQILLTHGIKIPVVTTLHGTDITLVGKDPSYAPVVTFSINQSDGISAVSKDLKEDTYRHFNITKDIDVIPNFIDLNRFKKQKKDHFKTAICPEGEKLIVHTSNFRKVKRVDDVIRIFYHIRQQMPVKLLMVGDGPERPRIEKLCREMGTCQDVRFLGKLEAVEEVLSVADLFIMPSEKESFGLAALEAMACEVPVISSNAGGLPELNIHGVTGFACAVGDIDDMTEKALFILDDANLDTFKHNALERAKEFDVQNVLPLYEEMYRRVFEDVTGQVAAV, from the coding sequence ATGAAAATAGGCATCGTTTGTTACCCGACCTTTGGCGGAAGTGGTGTAGTAGCCACCGAGTTGGGTAAGGCGTTGGCAAAAGAGGGACATCTGGTCCACTTCATCACTTACTCTCAGCCGACACGACTTGACTTTTTTAACGAAAATTTATTCTACCACGAAGTGGATATTCGCAGTTATCCGCTTTTTGAATATGCTCCTTATGAGTTGGCCCTTGCGAGCAAGATGGTGGATGTGGTGCGCCACGAAAACCTGGAACTGCTACATGTACATTATGCGATACCGCATGCTTCTGCGGCCTATATGGCCAAACAGATTCTTCTTACCCACGGCATAAAAATACCCGTGGTGACGACCCTGCACGGTACGGATATTACGCTGGTGGGCAAGGACCCATCATACGCACCGGTGGTAACATTCAGCATAAACCAGAGTGATGGCATCAGTGCCGTATCAAAAGACCTCAAAGAGGACACCTACCGCCACTTTAATATCACTAAAGATATTGATGTAATCCCTAACTTTATTGATCTGAATCGCTTTAAAAAACAGAAGAAAGATCATTTTAAAACGGCTATATGTCCGGAGGGTGAAAAGCTTATAGTGCACACCTCTAACTTCAGGAAAGTGAAAAGGGTAGATGATGTGATCCGCATCTTTTATCACATCCGGCAACAAATGCCGGTAAAACTGCTGATGGTGGGGGATGGCCCTGAGCGTCCACGGATAGAAAAACTCTGCCGTGAGATGGGCACTTGCCAGGACGTACGCTTTCTGGGCAAACTGGAGGCGGTGGAGGAGGTACTTTCGGTGGCTGACTTATTTATTATGCCCAGTGAAAAAGAAAGTTTTGGCCTGGCGGCATTAGAAGCCATGGCGTGTGAAGTGCCGGTAATATCATCAAATGCCGGGGGGCTGCCGGAGCTCAATATTCATGGTGTAACTGGCTTTGCCTGCGCAGTAGGTGACATAGATGACATGACCGAAAAAGCCCTTTTTATACTGGACGATGCCAACCTGGACACGTTTAAGCACAACGCACTGGAAAGGGCGAAAGAGTTTGATGTTCAGAATGTGCTACCTTTGTATGAAGAAATGTATCGCCGCGTTTTTGAAGATGTTACAGGGCAGGTGGCGGCCGTTTAA
- a CDS encoding VWA domain-containing protein has protein sequence MLGYRFSEFVPEESGQNADFESLLKIFLQLVTITGGDVSEALAWLNNLDKQYNITSDEYGMGNFIDDLKGKGYITDENPEGRFEITGKSEQTIRRSALEEIFGKLKKSGKGQHKTFYSGSGDETNTDRREYRFGDTLNQISMTDSLRNAQINHGLGDFRITEDDLEVMENEYKTQTSTVLMIDISHSMILYGEDRITPAKKVAMALSELILQKYKKDTLDIIVFGNDAWQIEIKDLPYLQVGPYHTNTVAGLELAMDLLRRRKNPNKQIFMITDGKPTCLKVGIKYYKNSFGLDKKILNKTLNLAAQCRRLDIPVTTFMIASDPYLKQFVQEFTEVNNGNAYYSSLKGLGDLIFEDYRRNRRKNF, from the coding sequence ATGTTAGGATACAGGTTTAGTGAGTTCGTTCCTGAAGAATCGGGTCAGAATGCGGACTTCGAGAGTCTTCTGAAAATATTTCTTCAACTGGTGACCATTACCGGCGGTGATGTGTCCGAAGCCCTTGCCTGGCTAAATAACCTGGACAAACAGTACAATATCACGTCTGATGAGTACGGCATGGGCAACTTTATCGATGACCTTAAGGGTAAAGGATATATTACGGATGAAAATCCGGAGGGTCGCTTTGAGATTACCGGCAAAAGTGAACAAACCATACGCAGGAGTGCCCTGGAGGAGATATTTGGCAAGCTAAAAAAGTCAGGGAAAGGCCAGCATAAAACATTTTACAGCGGCTCTGGTGATGAAACAAACACAGACCGAAGGGAATATCGATTTGGCGATACGCTGAATCAGATATCTATGACAGACTCGCTGCGAAATGCTCAGATTAACCACGGGCTGGGTGACTTCCGGATAACGGAGGATGACCTGGAAGTGATGGAGAATGAATACAAAACGCAGACGAGCACTGTACTGATGATCGACATCAGTCACTCGATGATACTTTACGGGGAAGATCGCATTACTCCTGCCAAGAAAGTGGCAATGGCACTATCGGAGCTGATTCTTCAGAAATATAAGAAGGATACCCTGGATATTATTGTATTTGGAAACGATGCCTGGCAAATAGAGATCAAAGATCTTCCCTACCTGCAGGTGGGCCCTTACCATACGAATACGGTGGCAGGGCTTGAGCTGGCAATGGACTTGCTGAGAAGACGGAAGAACCCGAACAAGCAAATATTCATGATCACGGACGGGAAGCCTACCTGTCTGAAAGTGGGTATTAAGTACTACAAAAACAGCTTCGGCCTGGATAAGAAAATACTTAATAAGACGCTGAATCTGGCTGCACAGTGCCGCAGACTAGATATTCCAGTTACTACGTTTATGATCGCCAGCGACCCCTATCTAAAGCAATTTGTGCAGGAGTTTACAGAGGTAAACAATGGAAATGCTTACTATAGCAGCCTTAAAGGCCTGGGCGACCTGATTTTTGAAGACTACCGACGAAACCGCCGAAAGAACTTTTAA
- a CDS encoding sterol desaturase family protein: MAQTDLHKKIKPSNKGSKQLFNNPLLEQLSRTHISIPLLIFGGFSTWMLYHAFTATSLSPVLVIGIFLAGLLIFTFIEYQVHRYVFHMLTDTPRKEMIQYKFHGVHHEYPRDKDRLAMPPLLSGTISAALFFVLHYFIGDFVFAFLPGFLVGYAMYLGVHYSVHAFQPPKNFLKILWINHGIHHYKDPDRAFGVSTPLWDYVFGTLPKKNK, from the coding sequence ATGGCACAAACAGACTTACATAAAAAAATCAAACCAAGTAATAAGGGGAGTAAGCAGCTGTTCAATAACCCCTTATTGGAGCAGCTATCACGGACTCATATTTCTATCCCTCTGCTTATTTTTGGTGGTTTCTCTACATGGATGCTCTATCACGCATTTACGGCTACCTCTCTTAGCCCGGTTTTGGTTATAGGCATATTTCTGGCTGGGTTACTTATATTTACGTTTATCGAATATCAGGTGCACAGGTATGTATTCCACATGCTTACTGACACTCCACGCAAAGAAATGATCCAGTATAAGTTTCATGGTGTACACCACGAATACCCAAGAGATAAGGATCGCCTGGCTATGCCGCCCCTCCTTAGTGGTACCATCAGTGCAGCCCTCTTCTTTGTGTTACACTACTTTATAGGTGACTTTGTATTTGCGTTTCTCCCTGGTTTTCTGGTAGGTTATGCCATGTATCTGGGTGTGCATTATTCAGTTCACGCCTTCCAGCCCCCAAAAAACTTCCTAAAAATACTCTGGATCAACCATGGCATTCACCATTATAAAGATCCGGACCGGGCATTTGGTGTAAGTACTCCTCTCTGGGACTATGTATTTGGCACTTTGCCTAAAAAGAATAAATAA
- a CDS encoding NRDE family protein produces MCTITYLPLKGGYILTQSRDESPLRRPATFPHFLDNEATVYPKDMEAGGTWIGLSAKGRTMCVLNGAFEPHERNPPYKKSRGLVMIDALQHSNSLAFTHEYRFEGIEPFTIVSIEEPEGNVYVWDGQTMHASGFALDKPKIWSSVPLYPADIRMERESWFEAWYEAEWIPAIHNLSENEDSERYMVRTARTFHYDEGTRDPDNAIMMDRRGMVRTVSVTTTYAHKGVRRMYYQSRNETEPDAASVSIHQNTSKK; encoded by the coding sequence GTGTGTACTATAACTTACCTACCTCTGAAGGGGGGCTACATACTCACGCAAAGCCGTGATGAATCTCCGCTGAGAAGGCCAGCTACATTTCCTCACTTTTTGGATAATGAGGCAACAGTGTATCCGAAAGATATGGAAGCGGGAGGTACGTGGATAGGGCTGTCAGCAAAGGGGCGAACTATGTGTGTACTTAACGGGGCTTTTGAGCCTCATGAACGAAACCCTCCTTATAAGAAGAGCCGGGGACTGGTAATGATTGACGCGTTACAGCACAGTAACAGCCTTGCCTTTACCCATGAGTACCGGTTTGAGGGAATAGAGCCTTTCACGATAGTATCAATAGAAGAGCCGGAGGGTAACGTATACGTATGGGATGGTCAGACTATGCATGCATCAGGTTTTGCATTGGATAAGCCCAAAATATGGTCTTCTGTGCCATTATACCCGGCAGATATCCGGATGGAAAGGGAAAGCTGGTTTGAAGCCTGGTATGAGGCAGAGTGGATACCGGCAATCCATAACCTTTCCGAAAATGAGGATAGTGAAAGATATATGGTGCGGACGGCCCGCACCTTTCACTACGATGAAGGTACCCGTGATCCAGATAATGCGATTATGATGGACAGACGAGGAATGGTAAGGACGGTCAGTGTGACTACTACGTACGCTCACAAGGGGGTGAGACGCATGTACTACCAATCAAGAAACGAGACTGAGCCTGATGCTGCGTCCGTCTCTATCCATCAGAATACCAGCAAAAAATAG
- a CDS encoding SDR family oxidoreductase, with amino-acid sequence MHEPTNYKKTVSILGCGWVGLPLAELLISRGYFVRGSTTSSEKIQLLSAKGIEPYLLDIHNPPADSSGFYDCDILIVSVPPSLRKGVAGDDYVEAMTRAARQALKDKARQVVMISSTGVYPDTNGKVTEETPTATDDRSQVLYRAEEAWRNAFPERSIILRSAGLMGANRIPGKYFTGKKGLTTGQVPVNYIHRRDLVNILAKFCEGDCCFPGTFNAVAPEHPTRKEVYLRNSEQFGFEKPEFNADGRSDYKVVNGDKLRDELTYTFEYPDPLTFTYEPSAQQP; translated from the coding sequence ATGCATGAACCAACTAACTATAAAAAGACAGTAAGCATACTGGGGTGTGGCTGGGTAGGCCTACCTCTGGCTGAATTACTTATAAGCCGGGGCTACTTTGTCAGAGGCAGCACTACCTCGTCTGAAAAGATACAGTTGCTTTCTGCCAAAGGTATTGAACCTTACTTATTGGATATCCATAACCCACCTGCTGACAGCAGTGGGTTTTATGATTGTGATATCCTTATTGTCTCCGTACCTCCTTCATTACGGAAGGGTGTGGCGGGGGATGATTATGTAGAGGCCATGACCAGAGCTGCCAGGCAGGCGCTTAAGGATAAGGCCCGACAGGTAGTTATGATAAGCAGTACAGGGGTATACCCTGACACGAATGGTAAGGTCACGGAGGAGACACCCACTGCTACAGACGACAGATCGCAAGTGCTATACCGGGCGGAGGAGGCCTGGCGTAACGCCTTTCCTGAACGAAGCATTATACTCAGAAGTGCGGGGCTGATGGGGGCAAACCGGATTCCGGGTAAGTACTTTACCGGCAAGAAGGGCCTTACTACGGGGCAGGTACCGGTGAACTATATCCACCGGAGGGACCTGGTAAACATACTGGCAAAGTTCTGTGAAGGTGATTGCTGCTTTCCCGGCACATTTAATGCAGTAGCTCCGGAGCACCCGACCCGAAAGGAGGTTTACTTGCGGAACAGCGAGCAGTTCGGATTTGAAAAACCGGAATTTAATGCTGACGGCCGGTCGGATTATAAGGTGGTAAACGGGGATAAATTAAGGGATGAGCTTACCTATACGTTTGAGTATCCGGATCCACTTACTTTTACGTATGAGCCTTCCGCGCAGCAACCGTAG
- a CDS encoding glycoside hydrolase family 3 N-terminal domain-containing protein: MLKKVCVLLVLLVAFLSAFIFPANDAENTDTARQNGWVDSVFNELSDDQRIAQLITVAGYSNRSESHYQEIESLVRTYNIGGICFFQGDPISQAKLTNRYQLAAATPIMISMDLEYGLGMRLDSTIGYPNQMTLGALRDESPVYKMGAEVARQCEELGVHVNFAPVVDINSNRENPVINYRSFGENKYKVARLAGAYMRGLQDNGIIATAKHFPGHGDTNSDSHLTLPVIRSSRQRLDSLELYPFRELFDEGIMSVMVAHLYIPSLDATPNQASTLSPKIIKGLLKEELGFDGLVFSDALNMKGVAKYFKPGEVALKALQAGNDVLLLVEDVPDAIKKIKTGLRRGTVNRKEFNKSVKKVLAAKYWAGLHRPYKLIETQGLLERLNTPEAYLLKQKLLEESITLVRDRNNFLPVTHLDTLTFASLTVGGDEENIFQETLGKYAPFTHYHMKKGGDDMEAYTSLFEQLSQYETVVVGLRDMRNSRRQNYGLDSADIFFLRQLGKETKVILATFGNPYALEQFDTFDHLICAYEDNPYTLSIVPQVIFGALPARGVLPVTASEYAEVNQGQMTDPIGRIGFSMPEDAGMNSAVLKNIDHIVEEGIEMGAMPGCQIVIIRNGKVVHQKAYGHLTYERLNPVTNATVYDLASITKVAGTLQAMMFLHGRDRLDTDKKLSHYLPELKKTNKRNTRLRDVLIHQAGLQPYIPYWKETVDNFGPKPGFYSIYPNERFPKAVSNGIYASTSLEDSVYEWTIKSDLLPKDRKTKSYTYRYSDLGYYMMKKIVERELNQPMESFLEQNFYNPLGLSTLTYQPLCKMPVERIAPTENDTYFRNTLVRGFVHDQGAAMIGGVAGHAGLFSNAMDLAILMQMNLQGGMYGGVNYLSGATIEEFSKKQKEDNRRGLGWDKPNLETDDGPTGRYASPATFGHTGFTGTAAWADPQHGLIYVFLSNRIYPDATNTKLIKENIRTRIQDVIYESMMSYEMLRENNVQ; the protein is encoded by the coding sequence ATGTTGAAAAAAGTTTGTGTGTTGCTGGTGTTGTTAGTGGCATTCCTCTCCGCCTTTATCTTTCCAGCTAATGATGCTGAAAATACCGATACTGCCAGACAAAACGGCTGGGTGGACAGTGTATTCAATGAGCTGAGTGATGACCAGCGAATTGCCCAGTTGATTACAGTGGCCGGCTATTCTAACCGGTCTGAGTCTCACTACCAGGAAATCGAGAGCCTGGTACGCACCTACAATATAGGAGGAATTTGTTTTTTTCAAGGTGATCCGATCTCACAAGCAAAACTTACCAACCGATATCAACTGGCTGCCGCGACCCCTATTATGATCAGCATGGACCTGGAGTACGGGCTGGGAATGAGGCTGGACAGCACTATCGGTTACCCCAACCAGATGACCCTGGGTGCATTACGTGATGAAAGCCCGGTCTATAAAATGGGTGCGGAAGTGGCCCGGCAATGCGAGGAGCTAGGTGTTCATGTCAACTTTGCCCCGGTAGTGGACATTAATAGCAACCGGGAAAACCCGGTTATTAACTACCGTTCATTTGGCGAAAATAAATACAAGGTGGCCCGCCTGGCCGGGGCTTATATGCGTGGCCTGCAGGATAATGGTATTATCGCTACGGCCAAGCATTTTCCCGGTCATGGAGATACTAATTCTGATTCACACCTGACTTTGCCTGTGATTCGAAGTAGCCGTCAGCGGCTTGACAGCCTGGAGCTGTACCCTTTCCGGGAGTTATTTGATGAGGGTATCATGAGTGTAATGGTGGCTCATTTATATATCCCGTCCCTTGATGCCACACCTAACCAGGCCAGCACTTTGAGCCCAAAGATTATTAAGGGCCTGCTAAAGGAGGAGCTTGGCTTCGACGGTCTGGTGTTCTCGGATGCGCTCAACATGAAAGGGGTTGCCAAATACTTTAAGCCGGGGGAGGTAGCCCTTAAGGCATTACAAGCGGGCAACGATGTGCTGTTACTTGTGGAGGATGTGCCTGATGCTATTAAAAAGATCAAGACGGGACTACGCCGTGGCACGGTAAACCGAAAAGAGTTTAACAAGAGCGTGAAAAAGGTGCTGGCAGCAAAATACTGGGCCGGCCTGCATAGGCCTTATAAGCTCATAGAGACTCAGGGCCTTTTAGAAAGACTCAATACTCCTGAAGCATACCTTTTGAAGCAGAAGTTGCTGGAGGAGTCTATTACACTTGTAAGAGACCGTAATAATTTTCTGCCTGTTACTCACCTGGACACGCTGACTTTTGCGAGCCTTACGGTAGGAGGTGATGAGGAAAATATCTTCCAGGAGACGTTAGGTAAATATGCTCCTTTTACTCATTACCATATGAAGAAGGGAGGGGACGATATGGAGGCGTATACCTCGCTGTTTGAGCAGCTGTCTCAATATGAAACTGTAGTTGTAGGATTACGGGACATGCGGAACTCACGCAGGCAAAATTACGGGCTGGATTCTGCTGACATCTTTTTCCTGAGGCAACTGGGTAAGGAAACGAAGGTGATACTGGCCACTTTCGGTAATCCCTACGCACTGGAGCAATTCGATACGTTTGATCACCTCATCTGTGCTTACGAAGACAACCCTTATACTCTCAGTATTGTGCCACAGGTTATATTCGGAGCCTTACCCGCACGAGGGGTCCTGCCGGTGACTGCGAGTGAATATGCTGAAGTGAACCAGGGGCAAATGACTGACCCGATAGGCCGGATAGGATTCAGTATGCCGGAAGACGCTGGCATGAATTCGGCCGTACTTAAGAACATCGACCATATCGTGGAAGAGGGTATTGAAATGGGGGCTATGCCCGGCTGCCAGATAGTGATCATCCGGAATGGCAAAGTAGTGCATCAAAAAGCTTACGGGCACCTGACTTATGAGCGGCTGAACCCGGTAACGAATGCTACGGTATATGACCTGGCCTCTATCACTAAGGTAGCGGGCACATTGCAGGCAATGATGTTTCTGCACGGCCGTGACCGCCTGGATACGGACAAGAAGCTTAGCCACTACCTGCCTGAGCTTAAAAAAACCAATAAGCGCAATACGCGGCTAAGGGATGTGCTGATACACCAGGCAGGGCTACAGCCTTATATTCCTTACTGGAAGGAAACGGTAGACAACTTCGGGCCCAAGCCAGGATTTTATAGCATCTACCCTAATGAGCGTTTTCCAAAAGCGGTCAGCAATGGCATATACGCTTCTACCAGTTTGGAGGATTCTGTATATGAGTGGACGATAAAATCTGACCTTCTGCCCAAGGACCGAAAGACTAAATCTTATACGTACCGCTATAGTGACCTGGGTTACTACATGATGAAAAAGATCGTGGAAAGGGAGCTTAACCAGCCGATGGAGAGCTTTCTTGAGCAAAACTTTTATAACCCTCTTGGCCTGAGTACTCTTACTTATCAGCCATTATGTAAAATGCCTGTAGAGCGAATAGCTCCTACTGAAAATGATACTTATTTCCGCAATACGCTGGTAAGAGGCTTTGTACATGACCAGGGAGCGGCTATGATAGGGGGCGTGGCCGGCCATGCGGGCCTGTTCAGCAACGCGATGGATCTGGCTATACTGATGCAGATGAACCTGCAGGGTGGCATGTACGGAGGGGTAAATTACCTGAGCGGTGCCACTATTGAGGAGTTTTCGAAAAAGCAGAAAGAGGATAACCGCCGCGGACTTGGGTGGGACAAACCTAACCTGGAAACGGATGATGGTCCTACGGGGCGGTACGCTTCTCCGGCCACCTTTGGCCACACCGGCTTTACGGGCACTGCCGCCTGGGCTGACCCGCAGCATGGGCTTATCTATGTATTTTTATCTAACCGGATATACCCTGATGCCACCAATACAAAACTTATCAAGGAGAATATCCGTACTAGAATCCAGGATGTGATCTATGAATCCATGATGAGCTACGAAATGCTCCGGGAAAATAATGTACAATGA